GAACGAAGAACAGGGCGTGCCGGGAAATGACAACCGGGCAAGGGGAGCAAAAGCAGAGGGAGTCGGCGCTCGGAAATGGTCTCCGTTGGGGCTAAGCGAGGAAAAATTTTTGGCATCCCCTCATCTGACTGCATGTTTGATTAGATTGTTGGCATGGCGATCGAAAAGGAATCGagcagaaggaagaagatgaagcagcaTCGATCAGAGGTTACGATGAAAAaacagagaagaaaacggTTCACCAAGTTGAGTGACCGGAATTGAAGACCGAAAAAAACTGATAAGATTGGGCGAGgaggtaaaaaaaaaagcacggACCTGCGAGGCGCGGAATACGATACGATGTACGAAGCGCACGGCAGTAGGTCAGACTCAACCCTGAGTGTCTCTTGCGCGGAGAACAAAGCCGTGGTGCAAAGAGCAGGAACGCTCACGGGAAGTAGCCAAGTAGCTCGCACCTGCCTGCACCGTTGGGGAGCAAGCATGAGAGGCATGAGCCAACCAGATGGCGCGGCAGACAGCTTTAATTCGCATGAATGGCCCGTGATTGGGCGGGCGGGCTTTTAGTGCCTGACCATGGCCGCTTTAAAAATCTGCGGTGGCTTGACCTGTTGCTTCGTTACTTGCTGAAGAAAGCGCAAGTTGCAACAAGTGCAAAGTGCAAGTGCAGGTGCAAAGTGGATTGTGGATGTGGAAAGCGCCAAGGACGCACGCAGGCCCGTGTCATCGCAGGCCCACCTGCCCTGGTTCGGTACCGTTTCTGCATCGCTGCTTTTTAGTTAGTTTAGTACCGTTGTTACTGGTTTACCAGCCCGTGTCATAGGGGCAAATCCATGCCATTATCACCGGTATCAAATCCGATACAGCGGGTTTCGGTATGTGCCTTGTGTAGGTATTTAGTATCGATTCTAGGCACTAAAGCAAGTGGCCAGCTGCTAAGAGGTACTAAGCTAGGacaatactcgtacttgtgcCTTGTAAGCCGCCTTCTCGGGccgtcaagaagatgcaaaTACAAAGACGTCAGGGTGCGGATAGCAAGGGGCAATGGTAACCTGTGCGCGTCCGTCCATCGAAATCGCCAAAACGATGGCCATCGCCATGACCGGCGAGTCACAAGATGTATGGCAATGTAGCAGTAGTAGTAATATACATGACGAATTCGCATATATACATGCATGAACAAAAGATCCCCGTCCCGTCCGCCGATCCCCACACTCTGGTCTTGTACAGGcatgtttctttgtttccccGTCGTGTCTTGCCTTGTATTGTCTTGGCTCTGGGTCTGTTCTGTCTGCCTTTGAATCGCCTCCCGTCTACCGTTTCAGCCGTGGAGGATACggtcgccatcgccatcgccaccCCCATTCTTGGGGTCGTAATAGACGGAGTCGGGACAGGTGCTTTTGGCGCCGTCCGGTGCTGAGGCGACAAACTGGCCATCCTGCAAAGAGCCCTTGACGTTGAAGTGATACCAGACCTGGTTCAACGTCTTGCCCTCGCAGCCCAGGGTCACGTCTGCGCCGTGCTGCTGGGAGAGCGCTGACTGGATGTCCTCCAGGGCATAAGATTTTGAGCCGTCAGGGGTGATGCCGgcatcagccagccactgGTAGGTAGGCAGCGTCTTGAACAACGACACGGTCCTGGAGAAGAAATCGGCAGCTTCCTCGGTGGGGACGTAGTCATCGTAGCAGCCGGGATCCAGCGTGGTGATACAAGTGCCATGTTTCCCCCATTCGTGCTCCCAGAAAGATTCGTCATTGCCTTGGTAGTCCTTCCAGTAGGTCTGCATGTAGTGGAGGGTGTCATCGGCACCCATGGCAGTCAAAATGTCAGTGATGTTGGAATATGCCCGGCTGGCATCGCACGTCTGGGGAAATGAACCATCGCAATTGTCCGGCCAGAGCCCATGGATGGTCCAGGAATCTAGCAAGCACCATTAAGCATTCATCCCCACTTTGGGAGGTAATATTGAGTTGCATCGTGCTAGGCTACAGGAAACTACTTACCAGCAGGGCCGGTGGAGGGGTCGGTATCCCAGAATTGAGTCTGAAGCAGCTGACCAGATGGGATGAAGCAGCAAGTGTCGTCGACGGCGGTAGTGTTGTGGCATGAGAGTGGAGTGTTGCTGGCACAAATCCTAGAGGCTGCGGCTGCAACGGAAGCCAGCATGCTCGTAGCCAAAAGAGAAATGGACTTGTGAGAAGGCATTTTGACTGCGGTTCTACGGAAAAGAGCCCCCGGCTTCTGCCACGATGAGTTGCTTTTctgtcccttttttttttggtctctCGCCTCTCTGGTTCCCTAGTTACGCTCTGCCCGATGAGTTGGGTATCCGATAGACTTGACAAGCAAAACAACGACGTTGGCGAGTCCTATTTAACGTTGAAATGCTCCAAAGATCAGCAAGTATACATTTACAGCAGAGAAGCGCTGAGGCGATCATTGGACGGGGCTTGTGACGAAAATGGTAGGTGTCATGATTTTTGTCAATCATTGGCGGATGATCGGAAGATCTACCAGGGTAGGTGCCGATTCACATGCAAGCGGTAGACGAAAGAGGCGATTCCGCAAAGGAGAGACTCACTTTGATATAGGTAAATCCGGCAGATGTAGGTTGACTCAATATTGTAGGTAGACATAGGGAGAGTAAAAAACGGAGAGTGCTTCTCACGAGCTTTATAATGTCCAGTATAGATAGACGTATATCATGCTAACGTTTTAGCAATTTGCAGTCCAGCTTGATTCGCAAGGAAAGCACCATGAAGAGCTGGTGATTGAAATCGTCTTTGTCAGAGCACGACGAGCAATTGGCTTCTTGCCCGTCCTGGTGAAACAAACTCTAGCCATGGGCACGTTATGCACCGACTTTGAGTCTTGTCAATGGCCAAAATCCTGTGACCTAGCGCCCGGAAGAAGCTCCCATTTCAGAAGGTTAATTGGCAGCATATAATGAGATCTGCGGATCGGCTGCGTGTTGTTAGAAAAAGCGTCGCTTGATCTCCCTTTAGCGGCCCAAAGTCGGCAGCTGCGCAGGTTCATTCGCTGGCTGCGCGCCGAGGCATTTCAACAGGATGCGGCCAATTGCAATGCATGATGGCAGCAGAGTTTCAGCCCATCTGGCTGCTTTGAAGTCGGCGGAATCACATTGGCAGTCGTTGAAATTGACCGTGTTTCACGGTGGATAAGGTGGGTTTTTCGATAGTTGAGGCGCACCGCAACATGGTGTCATGTGGGAGAAATCGGATCCTGGAGCAGAGCAGGCCAGGTCAAGTTGTGtgtgtgatgtgatggatgggCTGACGGTTTCTCCAGCTCCGACGATTTTCAGCGGCCAATTCAATTCACGCTAGGGCGGTTGTGAAGCGAGCTATCCGGAGTTTTTGAGATGTGAAAGATGACGGGAAATAAATTCCAGTAGCCGATCTGTTAGCAACGTGATTGCGGAGATGCTTATACTTGGCTAAGCATCGAGGTCGAGGTTGACGGCCGAGAGACAAACAAGCAGCAGAAGTAAAGAGGATTGATTCTTCATGTGGTTGGAGCAAGGACGCATTGGACAGCCAACAAACAGCACTCATGTCACGTGCTACATATTTGCCATCTGGCATGTTCTATATCAGGCAACACGACGTTTTGACAGTACCGAGtaactcgtacgagtatcACCAGCATCTTCCATCCGGCTTCTATTGGAGTTGTATTGGATTGGGTAGTTGGGTACAAGCACATCAGATAACCTCAGCTCAGGGTTGCAACACAGCGCTGCGGGATATATTACATAACCAATTTGCTAGGTTAATTCTCCGTCCGTTTCTCAACGGACCCTCGCAACCGTTTCCACCTCAGACTTACACCAACGCCGGCTCGCTACCATTTAGCGCTTGTTCCCCAGTAAAGCTAAGCTAGAACGGCAGAATGGGAGCAGGGATTGCCACAGTGAGGCCAGGCCCAAAGCAGAGTTTTGATGAGTTTTAGCACTTGGGCTTTGGTAGCATCGCGTGTGCTAAATCTCccctctccaactccaaaGTCGGGGTTGTTGAAAAAATAAATTGCGTTGCGGCGATACACCCTCAACACCTCTCGGGACCTGATTCAATGTTTCCTGCAGGCGGGCCAGCGGCATCACACTTGGACACAATGTCATcgggaaaaaagacgacaGATGATGCTACCTTGAAGCCGCCGACGGACACTTGTACACATGGAGGAGGTCTGAATGCATCAACTCCCCAACCCAGTAAGAGCTGCGTGATGACAAGCAAGAGGAATCGCCTAGTAGCTTCAGTAGTTGATGTTATGTTTAGTAGACTCTAGGATTAATAGACTATAGGATAATATAGCTAGTTGAGGGTTAGTTTTCAACTTATAACTTGATCacttgatgatgaaagaagaggagaaggaggaggcagaggaggaggaggagaagtGCTAGAACATGTCATCATTTAACGCGAACAACTACCCTGGAACTCAATACGAAGACTCGGACAATAACACGAGGTTTGTACAGTACGAGAGCCGTATTACTGTTAGATACTCCTACTACTACTGTTAATATTCCTAAATCATATGGGCTCTGCTCGTATGCTATCACGTACAGTATGAAACAGGTACTCGGCAGCGTGTAAGCGCGATCAGTCGCCCCCCCTGACCCGCGAATACCGGTGACGATAACCGCCACCGCATCACTGCCACGACTGAAATTAAGACGGGCAGTTAAGATTGGCAAAGAGGGTGCTGTCGATGCCGCCGTGAACACGCAGATACCTCGCAGGGGACCCTGTCCATGCCTGTCCATGCCTCCTCCGCGCGGTACTCGATACATGACGATGCCCACCTCCCCCGGACTTACACAGACTTCACACACAAGCCTTTCGGAGGCTCACGATCCCCCCCAGACCCGCGTACCTCGTAACCAAACGGCTTCCCGCAAGGCACCGGACGGCCCAAAAGTCACTGCCACACCTTCAAATGCAAATAGCGCCGAAATGGGACGCTGGGCTTTTGCCCCTGTTTTCAAGCTCGAGCGAGACCTGCATGTGGCCAGCGGTACTCGGGCCGAACCCCGGAGTTTTGCAGCCAGTGACAAGGCCCCCGACAAAGGCCAAGTCCACCAGCTATTGATCCGCTGCCTATAATGAATTGAGCCTGGAGGGTTGAGTTTATGCATCAAACAAACCCAACGATGCGACGATGCTACGGCCGAGCAGCCTTTATATTGTTCCCAATGCGACCCTGATTTCCCCATGTCTCAACACCCCAGCCTTGTCGAGTGCGAGATCTGTCAAAAAGCTGTCACTCCGGAGTATATTTCGTACATCCATCTCCAGGTTTTCCCCATTTCCCCATTTCCCCGTTTCCCCGCCATATGTTCAAAACCCGGTTCACGCCCTGCTTCATGTTCCCAAAGGTGCAAAACAAACGGGATATCGTCCGATGTTGCGGAATATGCCAGAGCGCGTGAAATAGAAACGCCGACGAGGCAGACTTTTTTTGCCCAAATCTTACCTGTATCATGTAACTCGTATCATGACAATTTGCCGTTCCAGCCCAATTGAAACCAAACCATCCAGCTtggcttcctttttttttctccaggtCCCCAGAAACGCCACCGCGGGGGAGACGAACCTGGATCGACAAGGAACAAATGCCCGGCATCCCGAAAAAGGGAACGCACAAACAACCTTCATGGGCAGACTCCAGCTTTTGGAGAACCATCGGCAGCTCCTCCGTTACGTCGCTCGTAAGAACAGGAGAATCGGTCGACTGGCGGaccaaaaggaaaaaaaaccatcttttgttgttttgggCAGTTCAAACTCGTTTCGTATTTTTGCAAAAAAGAGTCCATCGACATGGTTCTAGACTTAGGCTTTCCCGGCAATTGGCAAAAGGTTAAAGTCAGAAAACAGGCTTAAAACTCCGATTACAAACCAAGGCAGTTGAAAGTGTCCTGATCATCCcgacgaagatggagatgtgatATTATTAAACTTGTTAACCCGACAATTGATACTCCGTAGAGCTCGCGCCCTTCCCTCCCACacggaggagaggagaggaggagagaggaggaggaggagcagcagcgagagGGAGATCGTCACTCCCAGAGCTGAAAACCAATTGAAGCTAATCTACAAAGTACTTGGGGATCAGGCCATGCAATATCGTGAAGTGGTCCATTGGCAATCAAGGGTAAGTCAATGGTCTGCTCATCCCAAGCTGAAGACGAAAAACGCTCATCCTCACCACAATCACCCCATGTTGTTTTGTCGTTGCAATTGTCGACGCCGGCGCAATCCGCACGgcagacaaacaaaaaaggggacagagcaagaagagagagagagagagagagagagagagagagagacgacaCAGAAAGTTGTGTGGGTGTGCTAATTGACGAGATACTAACCAATTGCCTCTTCTCAcagtcaatcaatcaaccaGCATCCTCCCTTGGTCCGTCCCCAGACGCAGCGAAACCCCACGAACGGCCGAATGAATATTCAAGGACAAACCGTGACGCTCAAGCTGGAGCTAGACCTGGAgctcaatggcaatggcaatggcattgACAACGGCAAttccccccctctctctccctcttaTGCGCACGAGTCCAtgtgcttgcttgcttgcaccGCTACTGTACGGCAGACATAACTCCGGCGGGCATGTGGCCATCTCACAAACAAGATTTATCTCCTGCGGCCGACAGACTGGGGGTGTGTGAGTCTCTTCCAAGTTCCCCCTGTCCGTCCGTGGCCCGTCCTGCTGCTTGTGAGGGGACGCGGACGCCCCCCATAATCTCACCTCTCTTGGGAACGACTCTAATCCACGCCAATCTTTTGCTTGCAGCTCGAAAGCCGCTTGGGCATGCTCATGCTCTCAGACCCACGACGATGTGCTTCTGTTGTTTTGCGGAgaaccatctccatctccacggCTCGGCGGCAAAACACAACGAACTGTCCCATTGTCCAGTTCCAGGTAGGCTGAATAACGAGCATGAATATGACATGTAACCCAAGCGAATCttcggctgctgcttctaACCCGCCCGTTTGCCAGGTTTCTCCCTGTCTGTTGCCCCATGGGCCGTCTTTTTAGCCTGCTGGTGCCGCTGCTCCGCTTCTTTTCGCAAGGCATGGCAATACTAATACTAGCTCTGCCTGGGGAACCTCTTTTGGCTTTCTCGACGAGAAGCTCAGCGATTTCGGCCCATGGCAATGGCTTCTCAATTTCCCTCTGGTTTTATAAGATAAGCAAGAGGCCCAACGAGCAGCAGTTTTAGCAGCGGTCTACCGTTTTTTACTCTGTTTTGCGGTATGTCATCTTACAAGCCCTTTTTAATCTCAATGGCCCCCTTgtccagaaaaaaaaagtccgTCATCGTTCTTGTTGCTCTACGGTACTGTAAGTTGCAAGGGTGGGGAGTACACATACGCAGAGACGCCACGAAAAACACCACAGAAGCGAGCCaattccctcttctcctcccctTCTACCCGTTCCCGTTTCCCGTTCTTTcgaaagagaaacaaattgaggggaagaagacaacAAACACCCCCGaagccgagagagagagaaaagagacgaatGACCTACTGACCCCATTCTCTCCAGGCCCAGACAGGCAAAACGGTCCCTCCCCTGCCTGTTCACGTGTGACTCGGAATGGCCCGCTTCAAACGAGAAAGACACCTCCCTCCTTTCCACTAGCAGTACGACGGCGTGGACACATTTGCGGCGGTCCAAAATTACCCCAACATCGCAAGAACCCTTCTCCCCCCGGGCCTCCTTCGGCGTCTGGAACCGAGCCCGATATTGGAAGAGACCAAGTGACGATGAGAATACATACAAGggccgaaaaaaaagaggggagagagagaagggcgGCAAGCCAGCCGAAAAGACGGCGTCACGTCAGACAtttcgcttcttttttttctctgtcttctaaacaaacaccaagaagaagaaaacgtTGCGTTTGTCTGTTTTCCGCTTGgcgtctttctttctctcttttaaAAGGGCCAGGGGACGATGACGAAAttgaagacaaaaaaaaaaagaagcgagcTAAGGAAGGGGGCGAGCGAAGCGGGCGCATCAAGATCGATAAAGTGagtcctttttttttctttttccttgcAAGGATTGCTGCGATGGCCCCCTGTCTCGATGGGCCGGATCGTCCATTGCCCAAAAACCAAAAGACAAACCGGCGAGATAAAACGACACAGACGACGAAAAGAGGCTCTGAAATCAAAAGGTAAGGCCAATTGTAATTGTTTTCGAGTCGCGTACCTCAAACTGTAGAAaccctctccatcttctctctctcttttaccTACCCCAATTGAGCGAGCACGTAATCTAGCTGGTCAATTCTACTTTTCCTTCCTCGCAATTCATCCCTTATCATGCCATTCCAAGTCTCAGTGACATGCTCACACACGACACCATCCTCCCTAGTGCCCCTATAGTAGATAGATAGAAAGGGGAATCAATGCTTTAGACTACATCTGCTACATGTAAGATAACGGCACTACTTTCTCCGCCGCTGTCAGCTAAAACGTTACATGGACCGCAAAAGGCCAGCATTGCGACAAAAAACAGGGTATCCAGAGTTTACATGGCTTGGTCCTACAAACTACCACTAATTCACCCAAAATGAAATCATTATCATAATCATACGGGTACGCCTTGATGTATTCCCCCATTTCCTGCTAACCAGAGCTCGCAATCCAAATCAAGTACAACCACAAAGTAGTATGTAAGTAAACATTACACTTTTGGTGAATTAAtgcagaaagagagaaggggaaaataAATCCCGATTCTTCTACTCCAGTCCAGACGGCAACCACGCATTAAGCGTCGTCAGAGACTCAGTAAGTGAGTCAAAGGAGCTCAAATCCGGATTCTCAACCCCTACACCATCTCCCCGACCATTATTAAACATAAAGATTTGGTTTCCAGGTCCTGCCTGCTGTCTCATATCCCAGCTTCCAAAGCTCTGGTGTAGCCGCGCCGAGTCACTCAACAGCCACTCGCGACTGTCCATGTTGCCTACGTTTGAGGTCTGGGCTTggggttggtgatggcccATGTCCGACGAGATGTGGCTCTGGGCTGCCGGTGACTGCGAGTTCAACGGAATCCCCAATTGCTGCGACCATCCCAGTATATCTTGCAAATCTATTTGTGTGGGATCCATGGCCATACCTCGCTGATCCGGAAGCGGGTTATTGTTGCCCAGGGACATGGGTGAGTCCATCGTCAGCCGCTCCTCGATAGACGTCTGTACTGCCGGCTGAGCTATAGGCTCTGAAGTTGGGTGCCTCGTAAGCCCATACTCGAGCCTGGGAGCTTGCGCTGCCCCTTCCTCTGAGGTCCCCGGCGAGATGGGAGCCAAGTTGCTCGATCCAGGAGAGGGAACTTCGGACGTGCTATAGTATTCAAATCTCTCATCTGTTCGTTTGAGAATTATGTCGGCATCTTCTGGTAGTTCGcatttccattttcttgCCAAGACACTGAGAATGCTTAGCGTCCGTCTCGCGCAGAGCCAATCCTCGGCAATCTCTTCCAGATGCCTTAGACCATGGGTCAAATCTCGCTTCGCTGTCTTTTCGGGAAGATTGAGTAGATGGACTGTACATGCGCTGTGTATCATGTAAACTGCAATGTTGCATATCTGTCGGAGATTCCAAGACTTTTTATATAGTCTCATCAGCTTGGAAATCGCACCGGCATTTGCAGTGCATATTCGCCTTGGTGATATATGTGATGGCAGAGGTGATGAGGCTGGGGCGTATTTTAAGAATGGTCTGAAGAGATGAATGTATTGAAGGTGGAAGAATGAGCTAATGGGGAATCAAGTCAGCGCTTCCCATATTCTCTTCATGGTTTTATTTGTAAACAGAACGGGCAATTTGTAAACAGAACGGGCAAACTTACAGCATCAATATCACGTTTGGCAGCAAGCCTTCTTTTGGTTCAAACTCCTTGGGCAGGTTCTTCCGCCATTCCTCAAGTCGTTGGTGGAGCTCGccgagcttcttcagctcaagAGATTTGCTGCTAGCCCTCTTTATGTGGCTTGGGTggtagaagaagacgagTATGTCGCTGCTGATTTCACATAGCTTGGACAAATGGAGAGCAACCGCGCGTGTCCTCGAGGGCTGAGCAAGAGACTCGTCGAACCCTTTATCTGTAAAAGGCGCCCACAGCGCCGCATCTTCGTCAGGGAAGACGTCAATTTTGGAAACGGTAAAGGAGTTCCTTGGGAGCTGTGGCAGCCGGCCCAGGTAGTTGGACCAGGTTTTGTCGAATAGGAAACACCCCCAAAAGGTGATGCGCCGGGCATCTATTTCTTCCTCCGACATGTGCTCCTTATCCAAGCCCTCTACTTCAAGGTTGAGGCCGATGTCGAGGGCCATTCGGAAGCTCATGCCGCTATAGACCCAGCCCTTGGCTTCTCTTGCGCAGCCCGCTTCTCTCACAGACATGAGTGCCAAAGCTTGCACGGTCACAAGCCGCGGCTTCTCATATTCATCATTATCGACGATGAGTCGCTTGGCCTCAGCAAAGAAATGGTCTCCTTTGGTCCTGCTGTCGCCGGGGATGCCAAAAGCACCTGGGATATCGGTGAAGTGGCAGCCGAGCGCCAACATTGCGTTTACTAATAGCGAGGAACAGTATGCCGTGCCTTGCGCCAAGCCCGCCTTGCCCCTCATGAAGTCACGCCAAAATAGCTTGCGTGAGAGTGTGGTGAAGTATGGGTAGTGATAATTAAAGTACATATTCATAAGATGCATGATGAGTCGTGGGTCGGTGGTCACTCGGGTCCATGACGTGATGGGGTTTTCGCAGATGCCGGGCTCAGAAGGTGAATCGTAATCAATGCCACCGTGGTGAGGATCTCCTAGatagatgagatgagaggtGCCGCCAATGAAGCGTACTGAGCCATTTTCGAGCCGCAGCTCTCCCATCTTGCCAGCGAGCTCTTGTTCTCCTGAGATGGGTAGGAAAGCCATGGATCCTTCGTCCAAATTCTCCTcaaattcttcttccttgggTTCCTCTTCACCCATTTTTAAGAGCTCCTGGGCTACCGTGTCGAGATTGTCGCATGTTCGGATTTTGTTTACGACGGCTGgcacctcttcttcggtggcATTCAAAATGGCCTCGACAATGATTTGCAGCGTCGAGCTCTGGGCTTTCATGCTGTCCACCTTTTCTCGATACACTCCCTTGCGGCGGTGATCTGAGTTTGGGTTGTAGATACACTCAGTGCCATAGACGCTGGAGCAAGCGGCGCAGCTGGGTAGTTGGCCATCGCATTTCGATTTGCGTCGCCTACAAGCGACGCAGGCGGTGCTGATGCATCTTCGCTTCTGGTTGGTCGGATCGGTTCCTCGACGAGACTTTTTCTTAGTCTGTGCAGCAGGCGTCGAGCcggccgaggaagaggcggcagTCAGATCCATGCCCTCCATGGCGGGCGAGGGATGAGGTTCCGGCTATGGCTGGGG
This genomic stretch from Trichoderma breve strain T069 chromosome 1, whole genome shotgun sequence harbors:
- a CDS encoding ribonuclease t2 family domain-containing protein, with protein sequence MPSHKSISLLATSMLASVAAAASRICASNTPLSCHNTTAVDDTCCFIPSGQLLQTQFWDTDPSTGPADSWTIHGLWPDNCDGSFPQTCDASRAYSNITDILTAMGADDTLHYMQTYWKDYQGNDESFWEHEWGKHGTCITTLDPGCYDDYVPTEEAADFFSRTVSLFKTLPTYQWLADAGITPDGSKSYALEDIQSALSQQHGADVTLGCEGKTLNQVWYHFNVKGSLQDGQFVASAPDGAKSTCPDSVYYDPKNGGGDGDGDRILHG
- a CDS encoding fungal specific transcription factor domain-containing protein produces the protein MEGMDLTAASSSAGSTPAAQTKKKSRRGTDPTNQKRRCISTACVACRRRKSKCDGQLPSCAACSSVYGTECIYNPNSDHRRKGVYREKVDSMKAQSSTLQIIVEAILNATEEEVPAVVNKIRTCDNLDTVAQELLKMGEEEPKEEEFEENLDEGSMAFLPISGEQELAGKMGELRLENGSVRFIGGTSHLIYLGDPHHGGIDYDSPSEPGICENPITSWTRVTTDPRLIMHLMNMYFNYHYPYFTTLSRKLFWRDFMRVNAMLALGCHFTDIPGAFGIPGDSRTKGDHFFAEAKRLIVDNDEYEKPRLVTVQALALMSVREAGCAREAKGWVYSGMSFRMALDIGLNLEVEGLDKEHMSEEEIDARRITFWGCFLFDKTWSNYLGRLPQLPRNSFTVSKIDVFPDEDAALWAPFTDKGFDESLAQPSRTRAVALHLSKLCEISSDILVFFYHPSHIKRASSKSLELKKLGELHQRLEEWRKNLPKEFEPKEGLLPNVILMLSFFHLQYIHLFRPFLKYAPASSPLPSHISPRRICTANAGAISKLMRLYKKSWNLRQICNIAVYMIHSACTVHLLNLPEKTAKRDLTHGLRHLEEIAEDWLCARRTLSILSVLARKWKCELPEDADIILKRTDERFEYYSTSEVPSPGSSNLAPISPGTSEEGAAQAPRLEYGLTRHPTSEPIAQPAVQTSIEERLTMDSPMSLGNNNPLPDQRGNMDSREWLLSDSARLHQSFGSWDMRQQAGPGNQIFMFNNGRGDGVGVENPDLSSFDSLTESLTTLNAWLPSGLE